Genomic segment of Actinomycetota bacterium:
CTACTGAATACCATAGCGGGATCGGCCAGGTAGTCCTGTATCGCGGTCACCTCGAACCCCTGCCGCAGCGACTCGATGCCCTGCACGGCAGCCTGCAGACCGGCCAGCGTGGTGATGCACGGGACCCCGCGGGCGGCCGCCGCAGTGCGAATGTAGTAGCCGTCCGACCGGGCCCCTTTGCCGAACGGCGTGTTGATCACCAGGTCCACCTCGTTGGCCATGATCTGGTCGACGATGTTGGGCGACCCCTCGGAGTGCTTGCGCACCTCGGTGCACTTGATCCCCGCCCTCCCGAGGAGCCGGCAGGTGCCGTCGGTTGCCAGAAGGTCGAATCCCAGCTCGGCCAGGCGCTTGGCGGCGAAGACGACGGCGCGCTTGTCGCGGTCGGCCACGGAGATGAACACGCTGCCTTTGTCCGGCAGCGCGGACCCGGCCCCCGACTGGGACTTGGCGAATGCGGCCCCCAGGTCGTAGTCGATGCCCATGACCTCCCCGGTCGAGCGCATCTCGGGGCCGAGCAGGGTGTCGACTCCCGGGAACCGGGCGAACGGCAGGACGGCTTCCTTAACGCCGCTGTGGCGCAGCCTGTCGAGCGGCCACCAGGGCCCGGACTCGGGCTTCGGCGGGAGGCCTTTGATACCGGCCAGCTTCTCGCCGAGCATCACCCGCACCGCGACCCGGGCCAGCGGCACACCCGTGACCTTGCCGACGAACGGCACCGTCCGGGAGGCCCTTGGGTTGACCTCGATGCAGTAGATCTCCTCGTCCTTGACGGCGAACTGGATGTTCATCAGCCCGACGACGCCGAGCGCCCGAGACAGCTTCTCGGCCGCCTCGGCCATCAACCTCAGCTTGTTCGGGCCGATGGAGAACGGCGGCAGCACGCACGCGGAGTCCCCGGAGTGCGCCCCGGCCTCCTCGATGTGCTCCATGATTCCGCCGATGTAGATGTCGGTGCCGTCGCTGATCGCGTCGACGTCTACCTCGATCGCGCCCTCAAGGAACCGGTCGATGAGGACGGGGTGGTCGGGTGAGACCTTGACCGCCCTCACTAGGTAGTCGGCCAGCATCTCGTCGGTGTAGACGATCTCCATGGCCCGCCCCCCGAGAACGTAGGACGGGCGGACCAGCACCGGGTAGCCGACCCGGGCGGCAACCGCCAGCGCCTGCTCTTTGGAGATGGCGATCCCGCCGTTCGGCTGGGCGATGTCCAGCTCTGCAAGCAGGTCGGTGAAGCGGCCCCGGTCCTCGGCGGCGTC
This window contains:
- the carB gene encoding carbamoyl-phosphate synthase large subunit, producing FYSTYEDEDEGFTSDKPRIVILGSGPNRIGQGIEFDYCCVHAALAVREAGYDAIMVNCNPETVSTDYDISTRLYFEPLTFEDVMNVLDREEPEGVIVALGGQTPLKLAKSLEAAGAQILGTSPDSIDAAEDRGRFTDLLAELDIAQPNGGIAISKEQALAVAARVGYPVLVRPSYVLGGRAMEIVYTDEMLADYLVRAVKVSPDHPVLIDRFLEGAIEVDVDAISDGTDIYIGGIMEHIEEAGAHSGDSACVLPPFSIGPNKLRLMAEAAEKLSRALGVVGLMNIQFAVKDEEIYCIEVNPRASRTVPFVGKVTGVPLARVAVRVMLGEKLAGIKGLPPKPESGPWWPLDRLRHSGVKEAVLPFARFPGVDTLLGPEMRSTGEVMGIDYDLGAAFAKSQSGAGSALPDKGSVFISVADRDKRAVVFAAKRLAELGFDLLATDGTCRLLGRAGIKCTEVRKHSEGSPNIVDQIMANEVDLVINTPFGKGARSDGYYIRTAAAARGVPCITTLAGLQAAVQGIESLRQGFEVTAIQDYLADPAMVFSSVSTPDEPLLSGSPTTDPEQP